One region of Streptomyces sp. CG4 genomic DNA includes:
- a CDS encoding SDR family NAD(P)-dependent oxidoreductase, with protein MVEAVQDAGVVVTGAGGGIGAALARRFAAEGARVVVNDLDAGKAKAVAEEIGGIAVPGDASAIVGEARDALGGTVDVYCANAGVAFEDGGAGGPLDERSWAVSWDVNVMAHVRAANELLPDWLERGAGRFVSTVSAAGLLTMIGAPSYSVTKHGAYAFAEWLSLTYRHRGLRVHAICPQGVRTDMLAATGSAGELVLQSTAIEPAAVADALFRGIEEDRFLILPHPDVAEYYQARAADPGRWLSGMNHIQRKWEEAR; from the coding sequence ATGGTGGAAGCCGTGCAGGATGCGGGAGTGGTCGTCACGGGGGCGGGCGGGGGGATCGGGGCCGCGTTGGCCCGGCGGTTCGCCGCCGAGGGGGCGCGGGTCGTCGTCAATGACCTGGATGCCGGCAAGGCGAAGGCAGTGGCCGAGGAGATCGGCGGGATCGCCGTGCCGGGTGACGCCTCCGCGATCGTCGGCGAGGCCCGTGACGCACTCGGTGGCACCGTCGACGTCTACTGCGCGAACGCCGGGGTCGCCTTCGAGGACGGCGGCGCGGGCGGACCGCTCGACGAGAGGTCGTGGGCGGTGTCCTGGGACGTGAACGTCATGGCGCACGTCCGCGCGGCCAATGAGCTGCTCCCGGACTGGCTGGAGCGGGGTGCCGGGCGGTTCGTGTCCACCGTGTCGGCCGCCGGGCTGCTCACCATGATCGGGGCCCCCTCGTACAGCGTCACCAAGCACGGCGCCTACGCCTTCGCCGAGTGGCTGTCGCTGACCTACCGCCACCGGGGTCTGCGGGTGCACGCGATCTGTCCGCAGGGCGTGCGCACGGACATGCTGGCCGCGACCGGCAGCGCCGGGGAGCTGGTGCTCCAGTCGACCGCGATCGAGCCGGCGGCCGTCGCGGACGCGCTGTTCCGGGGCATCGAGGAGGATCGCTTCCTGATCCTGCCGCACCCCGACGTGGCCGAGTACTACCAGGCGCGGGCCGCCGATCCGGGCCGCTGGCTGAGCGGCATGAACCACATCCAGCGCAAGTGGGAGGAGGCCCGGTGA
- a CDS encoding AMP-binding protein encodes MSPARYADRPWLALLDDAQRGPVEPADSLVHALRTAVAEAPERTFLAYFDARLSYRAVDELSDSVAAHLAARGLERGDRVAVLLQNSPHFVLAVLGAWKAGATVVPVNPMYKSGEVGHVLRDGEVTALICSDRAWEAYLRDTAADSPVRIVLTGCELDFQTRNDARVLGFERLPQAPDADDLVTVARRGGTAPEGRAPGPDDIALISYTSGTSGTPKGATNTHGNIMYNAERQRTGLALPGAPVYYALAPLFHITGMVCQFGACLNSAGTLVLAYRFEPGLVLEAFTEHRPHYTVGPSTAFMALAAHPDATREHFASFVNISSGGAPVPPALVEKFRGLFGPYIRVGYGLTECSGPCAAVPPGLEAPVDPVSGTLSVGLPGADTLVRIVDEQGVEVPFGEQGEIVVRGPQVIPGYWRRPDATAETFPDGELRTGDIGFMDAQGWLYVVDRKKDMINASGFKVWPREVEDVLYTHPAVREVAVVGVPDGYRGETVKAYVSLRPGAEADPDDIAVYCKERLAAYKYPRQVEILPDLPKTASGKILRRELRSRARDNSNAGQ; translated from the coding sequence GTGAGCCCCGCCCGGTACGCGGACCGGCCCTGGCTGGCGCTGCTCGACGACGCCCAGCGCGGTCCCGTCGAGCCCGCCGACTCCCTGGTGCACGCGCTGCGCACCGCCGTCGCCGAGGCGCCCGAGCGCACCTTCCTCGCCTACTTCGACGCCCGGCTGAGCTACCGCGCGGTGGACGAGCTGAGCGACTCCGTCGCCGCCCATCTCGCCGCGCGCGGGCTGGAGCGCGGCGACCGGGTGGCCGTGCTGCTGCAGAACTCCCCGCACTTCGTGCTCGCCGTCCTCGGCGCCTGGAAGGCGGGCGCGACCGTCGTCCCGGTCAACCCCATGTACAAGTCGGGCGAGGTGGGGCACGTCCTGCGGGACGGCGAGGTGACCGCGCTGATCTGCTCCGACCGGGCCTGGGAGGCGTATCTCAGGGACACGGCCGCCGACTCGCCGGTGCGGATCGTGCTCACCGGGTGCGAGTTGGATTTCCAGACCCGCAACGACGCGCGCGTGCTCGGATTCGAGCGGCTGCCCCAGGCACCGGACGCCGACGACCTGGTCACCGTGGCCCGGCGCGGCGGTACGGCCCCCGAGGGCCGCGCGCCGGGCCCGGACGACATCGCGCTGATCAGCTACACCTCGGGTACGAGCGGTACGCCCAAGGGCGCGACCAACACGCACGGCAACATCATGTACAACGCCGAGCGGCAGCGGACCGGGCTCGCGCTGCCCGGGGCGCCCGTCTACTACGCGCTCGCGCCGTTGTTCCACATCACCGGCATGGTCTGCCAGTTCGGTGCCTGCCTGAACAGCGCCGGCACTCTGGTGCTCGCCTACCGCTTCGAGCCCGGACTCGTGCTGGAGGCCTTCACCGAGCACCGGCCGCACTACACGGTCGGGCCGTCCACCGCCTTCATGGCGCTGGCCGCCCACCCGGACGCCACCCGGGAGCACTTCGCCTCCTTCGTGAACATCTCCTCGGGCGGCGCGCCCGTGCCGCCGGCCCTGGTGGAGAAGTTCCGCGGGCTCTTCGGGCCGTACATCCGCGTCGGCTACGGCCTCACCGAGTGCTCCGGCCCGTGCGCCGCCGTCCCGCCCGGCCTGGAGGCACCCGTGGACCCCGTCTCCGGGACGCTGTCGGTGGGCCTGCCCGGCGCCGACACGCTCGTGCGGATCGTGGACGAGCAGGGCGTGGAGGTGCCGTTCGGGGAGCAGGGCGAGATCGTCGTACGCGGCCCGCAGGTGATCCCCGGCTACTGGCGGCGCCCGGACGCCACCGCCGAGACCTTCCCGGACGGCGAGCTGCGCACCGGTGACATCGGCTTCATGGACGCCCAGGGCTGGCTGTACGTCGTCGACCGCAAGAAGGACATGATCAACGCGTCCGGCTTCAAGGTGTGGCCGCGCGAGGTCGAGGACGTGCTGTACACCCACCCGGCGGTGCGCGAGGTGGCCGTCGTCGGTGTCCCCGACGGCTATCGCGGCGAGACGGTCAAGGCCTATGTCAGCCTGCGTCCGGGCGCGGAGGCGGACCCGGACGACATCGCGGTGTACTGCAAGGAGAGACTGGCCGCCTACAAATATCCGCGCCAGGTGGAGATCCTGCCCGACCTGCCCAAGACGGCGAGTGGCAAGATCCTCCGTCGGGAACTGCGTTCCCGCGCGCGCGACAACAGCAACGCCGGTCAGTAG
- a CDS encoding serine-threonine protein kinase, giving the protein MADPGMSVTPYWELTFDADGDVDGRERDRLMAQVPEHGVRDLIVFAHGWNDDRSGATALYRRFFAPIPGLAPHARLGYVGVIWPSMRFSDEPIPDFPRSAAPATPPTAALDADTRRALVSVFPERAALIDRLARLLDERPDGAQGLTEFGRLVRQLIDGERRPGVADTEQEGEPGVFTADPAAACQEFAEALAAVRSARAPSREFSIPNPWDGAKELLRQAAYYTMKRRAGTVGEQGLGPLIGTLAGAAPGVRVHLMGHSFGGRLVSFALRGLPDGVRTVKSVTLLQGAFSHFAFAERVPQDPGRAGALKDLQRRIDGPLVCCHSHFDMALGTFYPLASRLSGNDRSYLGGEIAAVLGPEWGALGYDGVQAVPGTARLDLAAALNGPLPAAGCVNVDAAAVVRSGGPPAGAHSDIVHPELARLVLAAGRIG; this is encoded by the coding sequence ATGGCGGATCCTGGGATGAGCGTGACTCCCTACTGGGAGCTGACCTTCGACGCGGACGGGGATGTCGACGGCCGCGAACGCGACCGGCTGATGGCGCAGGTGCCGGAGCACGGCGTCCGCGACCTGATCGTCTTCGCGCACGGCTGGAACGACGACCGCTCGGGCGCGACCGCGCTGTACCGCCGTTTCTTCGCCCCGATCCCGGGGCTCGCCCCGCACGCGCGCCTCGGGTACGTGGGTGTGATCTGGCCGTCGATGCGGTTCAGCGACGAGCCGATCCCCGACTTCCCGAGGTCGGCGGCGCCCGCGACGCCCCCGACGGCGGCCCTGGACGCGGACACCCGGCGGGCACTGGTGTCGGTCTTCCCGGAGCGGGCGGCCCTGATCGACCGGCTGGCCCGGCTGCTGGACGAACGGCCGGACGGCGCCCAGGGGTTGACGGAGTTCGGGCGGCTGGTACGGCAGCTGATCGACGGGGAGCGGCGGCCCGGCGTGGCCGACACGGAACAGGAGGGCGAGCCGGGCGTGTTCACCGCGGACCCGGCCGCCGCGTGTCAGGAGTTCGCCGAGGCGCTGGCGGCGGTGCGGTCCGCCAGGGCGCCGTCCCGGGAATTCAGCATCCCGAACCCCTGGGACGGCGCCAAGGAGCTGCTGCGGCAGGCGGCGTACTACACGATGAAGCGGCGTGCCGGGACGGTCGGCGAGCAGGGACTCGGGCCGCTGATCGGCACGCTGGCCGGCGCGGCGCCCGGGGTGCGGGTGCATCTGATGGGGCACAGCTTCGGCGGGCGGCTGGTGTCGTTCGCGCTGCGCGGGCTGCCGGACGGGGTGCGCACGGTGAAGTCCGTGACCCTCCTGCAAGGCGCCTTCTCGCATTTCGCGTTCGCGGAGCGGGTGCCGCAGGATCCGGGCAGGGCGGGGGCGCTCAAGGACCTGCAGCGACGGATCGACGGGCCGCTGGTGTGCTGCCACTCGCATTTCGACATGGCGCTCGGCACGTTCTATCCGCTGGCCTCCCGGCTGTCGGGGAACGACCGCTCGTACCTGGGCGGCGAGATCGCGGCCGTGCTGGGACCGGAGTGGGGCGCCCTGGGGTACGACGGGGTGCAGGCGGTGCCGGGCACCGCCCGGCTGGACCTCGCGGCGGCCCTGAACGGACCGCTGCCCGCGGCGGGATGCGTGAACGTCGACGCGGCGGCCGTGGTCCGCAGCGGAGGCCCGCCGGCCGGGGCGCACAGCGACATCGTGCACCCCGAACTGGCGCGACTGGTACTGGCGGCGGGCCGCATCGGCTGA
- a CDS encoding RNA ligase (ATP), whose protein sequence is MSTLRVTAEVLTVHEHPNADALELAQVGLYRAVVAKGAYRTGEAAVYIPEQSVLPPGLIEELGLTGRLAGGAANRVKAVRLRGELSQGIVCRPKELADVDLARAAAEGTDFAERLGITKWVPPIPPTMNGDVESAPELLPWVDIENIQRYPDIFTPGEPVVLTEKLHGSACLLTYVADEGRVYVSSKGFGAKSLALQEDPRNLYWRAVRGHGVAEAAAGLCERLGATRVGIFGEVFGAGVQDLSYGADGRRETLGYAAFDVSAEVDGAVRWLDAAELLEGKLPVVPRLYAGPYDIERVLEFASGRETVSGRGLHLREGVVIRPAVERYSTVTGGRAIAKAVSPAYLTRKGGTEYE, encoded by the coding sequence ATGTCGACGCTGCGCGTCACCGCCGAAGTGCTGACCGTCCATGAGCATCCGAACGCCGATGCGCTCGAACTGGCCCAGGTGGGCCTGTACCGAGCCGTCGTCGCCAAGGGCGCATACCGCACCGGTGAGGCCGCCGTCTACATCCCCGAGCAGTCCGTGCTCCCGCCCGGCCTGATCGAGGAGCTGGGGCTGACCGGACGACTGGCCGGCGGCGCGGCCAACCGGGTCAAGGCGGTACGGCTGCGGGGCGAGCTGTCGCAGGGCATCGTGTGCCGGCCGAAGGAGCTGGCGGACGTCGATCTGGCGCGGGCGGCGGCCGAGGGCACGGACTTCGCCGAGCGGCTGGGCATCACCAAGTGGGTGCCGCCGATCCCGCCGACCATGAACGGCGACGTGGAGTCCGCGCCCGAACTGCTGCCGTGGGTCGACATCGAGAACATCCAGCGGTACCCGGACATCTTCACGCCGGGCGAGCCGGTCGTCCTGACGGAGAAGCTGCACGGCTCGGCCTGCCTGCTGACGTATGTCGCCGACGAGGGACGGGTGTACGTGTCCTCCAAGGGCTTCGGCGCCAAGTCCCTGGCGCTGCAGGAGGATCCGCGGAACCTGTACTGGCGGGCGGTGCGCGGGCATGGCGTCGCCGAGGCGGCGGCGGGGCTGTGCGAGCGGCTGGGCGCGACGCGGGTCGGCATCTTCGGGGAGGTGTTCGGCGCGGGGGTGCAGGATCTGTCGTACGGCGCCGACGGACGGCGGGAGACGCTGGGGTACGCGGCGTTCGACGTCTCGGCGGAGGTGGACGGGGCCGTGCGGTGGCTGGACGCGGCCGAGTTGCTGGAGGGAAAGCTGCCGGTGGTGCCCCGGCTGTACGCGGGGCCGTACGACATCGAGCGGGTGCTGGAGTTCGCGAGCGGACGGGAGACGGTGTCCGGGCGGGGGCTGCATCTGCGGGAGGGCGTGGTCATACGGCCTGCGGTCGAGCGGTACAGCACGGTCACCGGGGGCCGGGCCATCGCCAAGGCAGTGAGCCCGGCGTACCTGACGCGTAAGGGCGGCACCGAGTACGAGTGA
- a CDS encoding penicillin acylase family protein: MPRRTPRTAFDRLRTSRRFPGFLKTASICVLVAGLLSPLSQQAAAAQATAANDYCGGRCSDILPPGENGNATLAQVLLNQAFGTQPSHAEDQLGPYAGLATGYAGLTDSTINNFFNDSSYGVPSDQVASTEKPGGRGDVTIVRDKKSGVPHITGSTRYGTEYGAGYAAAEDRLWLMDVFRHVGRGRLTAFAGGAAANQGLEQEFYRNAPYTEADLQAQIDNAVARNGARGQQALADANAYLAGINAYIDASDSGRYFPGEYDLTGHKDAITNAGTIDHFKITDLVALASVIGSLFGSGGGGEVNNALSLMAAQSKYGVEEGTKVWESFRERNDPEAALTVHDGSGFPYGGKPADAKGEALPDPGTVTQEPLVYDRTGSAATAAAKSTSATAARTTLGSARRGMSNALVVSGKYTASGHPIAVFGPQTGYFAPQLLMLQEIQGPGLSARGASFAGLSMYVELGRGQDYSWSATTSGQDIIDSYAVELCQDDYHYLYHGTCTAMDKVEQKNAWSPTTADSTPAGSYTMRVWRTKYGPVEYRASVGGKKVAYTTLRSSYLHEADSIIGFQMLNDPDFVKGPKDFQSAAQHINYTFNWFYADSQHTAYYNSGDNPVRAAGVDSEFPVWAQPAYEWQNWDPATNTADYTPASAHPNSIDQDYYVSWNNKQAKDYTTASWGDGSVHRGNLLDDRVKKLVAAGGVTRTKLVQAMADAALADLRAEDVLPKLLKVINSSTVTDSTAADAVKKLQAWVDAGAKRTETSAGSKTYADADAIRILDAWWPLLVKAEFAPGLGSDLYTAFTNDLPVDEAPSAGHGPTGSHAGSSFQYGWWSYVDKDIRAVLGENVQGGLAEKYCGGGSLSGCRDALISTLDQAAGTTAAQVYPGDDQCSAGDQWCADSINQRTLGGIKHGKISWQNRPTFQQVVEYTSHR, encoded by the coding sequence ATGCCACGGCGAACCCCACGTACCGCATTTGACAGATTGAGAACGTCCCGCCGCTTCCCCGGGTTCCTGAAGACCGCGTCGATATGCGTTCTCGTCGCCGGACTTCTCTCCCCGCTCTCCCAGCAGGCGGCCGCCGCCCAGGCCACCGCCGCCAACGACTACTGCGGCGGCCGGTGCTCGGACATCCTGCCGCCGGGCGAGAACGGCAACGCGACGCTGGCGCAGGTCCTGCTCAACCAGGCCTTCGGCACCCAGCCTTCGCACGCCGAGGACCAGCTCGGACCGTACGCCGGCCTTGCCACCGGCTATGCGGGCCTGACCGATTCGACGATCAACAACTTCTTCAACGACTCCTCCTACGGCGTCCCCTCCGACCAGGTCGCCTCGACCGAGAAACCGGGCGGCCGCGGCGATGTGACCATCGTCCGGGACAAGAAGTCCGGTGTGCCGCACATCACCGGCTCCACCCGGTACGGCACCGAGTACGGCGCCGGCTACGCGGCGGCCGAGGACCGGCTGTGGCTGATGGACGTCTTCCGGCACGTCGGCCGTGGCCGGCTGACCGCCTTCGCCGGCGGCGCGGCCGCCAACCAGGGCCTGGAGCAGGAGTTCTACCGCAACGCGCCGTACACCGAGGCCGATCTGCAGGCGCAGATCGACAACGCGGTGGCCAGGAACGGCGCCCGCGGCCAGCAGGCCCTCGCCGACGCCAATGCCTACCTCGCCGGCATCAACGCCTATATCGACGCCTCGGACAGCGGCCGTTACTTCCCCGGCGAGTACGACCTGACCGGCCACAAGGACGCGATCACCAACGCCGGGACCATTGACCACTTCAAGATCACCGATCTGGTGGCGCTGGCCTCCGTCATCGGCTCGCTGTTCGGCTCCGGCGGTGGCGGCGAGGTCAACAACGCCCTCTCGCTGATGGCCGCGCAGTCCAAGTACGGCGTCGAGGAGGGCACCAAGGTCTGGGAGTCCTTCCGGGAACGCAACGACCCCGAGGCCGCCCTGACCGTCCACGACGGCTCGGGCTTCCCGTACGGCGGCAAGCCCGCCGACGCCAAGGGCGAGGCCCTGCCCGACCCCGGCACGGTCACCCAGGAACCGCTCGTCTACGACCGTACGGGCAGCGCGGCCACCGCGGCCGCCAAGAGCACCTCCGCCACCGCCGCGAGGACCACGCTCGGCTCGGCCAGGCGCGGCATGTCCAACGCGCTGGTCGTGAGCGGCAAGTACACCGCCAGCGGGCATCCGATCGCCGTCTTCGGACCGCAGACCGGCTACTTCGCCCCGCAGCTGCTCATGCTCCAGGAGATCCAGGGGCCGGGCCTCAGCGCGCGCGGCGCCTCCTTCGCGGGTCTGAGCATGTACGTCGAACTGGGCCGCGGCCAGGACTACTCGTGGTCCGCGACCACGTCCGGCCAGGACATCATCGACAGTTACGCCGTCGAGCTGTGCCAGGACGACTACCACTACCTGTACCACGGCACCTGTACGGCCATGGACAAGGTCGAGCAGAAGAACGCCTGGTCGCCGACCACGGCCGACAGTACGCCGGCTGGGTCATACACCATGCGGGTGTGGCGCACGAAGTACGGGCCGGTGGAGTACCGCGCGAGTGTCGGCGGAAAGAAGGTCGCCTACACCACGCTGCGCTCCTCGTATCTGCACGAGGCCGACTCGATCATCGGCTTCCAGATGCTGAACGACCCCGACTTCGTCAAGGGCCCGAAGGACTTCCAGAGCGCGGCCCAGCACATCAACTACACCTTCAACTGGTTCTACGCCGACTCCCAGCACACCGCGTACTACAACAGCGGTGACAACCCGGTCAGGGCGGCCGGCGTCGACTCCGAGTTCCCGGTCTGGGCGCAGCCCGCGTACGAGTGGCAGAACTGGGACCCGGCGACCAACACCGCCGACTACACCCCGGCCTCCGCGCACCCCAACTCCATCGACCAGGACTACTACGTCTCCTGGAACAACAAGCAGGCCAAGGACTACACGACCGCGTCCTGGGGCGACGGGTCGGTGCACCGCGGCAATCTGCTGGACGACCGGGTGAAGAAGCTGGTCGCGGCCGGCGGAGTGACCCGTACCAAGCTGGTGCAGGCCATGGCGGACGCGGCCCTCGCCGATCTGCGCGCGGAGGACGTGCTGCCGAAGCTGCTCAAGGTGATCAACTCCTCGACGGTGACCGACTCCACGGCCGCCGACGCGGTGAAGAAGCTCCAGGCCTGGGTGGACGCGGGCGCCAAGCGGACGGAGACGTCCGCCGGTTCGAAGACCTACGCCGACGCCGACGCGATCCGCATCCTCGACGCCTGGTGGCCGCTGCTGGTCAAGGCCGAGTTCGCACCGGGCCTCGGCAGCGACCTGTACACCGCCTTCACCAACGACCTGCCGGTCGACGAGGCCCCGTCCGCCGGACACGGCCCGACCGGCTCGCACGCCGGTAGCTCCTTCCAGTACGGCTGGTGGAGCTATGTCGACAAGGACATCCGGGCGGTGCTCGGGGAGAACGTGCAGGGCGGGCTCGCCGAGAAGTACTGCGGCGGCGGCAGCCTCAGCGGCTGCCGGGACGCCCTGATCAGCACGCTGGACCAGGCGGCCGGGACGACCGCGGCCCAGGTCTACCCGGGTGACGACCAGTGCTCGGCCGGCGACCAGTGGTGCGCCGACTCGATCAACCAGCGCACCCTGGGCGGCATCAAACACGGCAAGATCAGCTGGCAGAACCGGCCGACCTTCCAGCAGGTCGTGGAGTACACCTCACACCGGTGA
- a CDS encoding exo-beta-N-acetylmuramidase NamZ domain-containing protein, whose product MHLSRRSLLASATIAAVPAGPEPRERLHTGFERLAAEGYAILGGQRVGIVTNPTGVTRDVQHIVDVMHNDTRVKLTAVFGPEHGFRGTAQAGGSEGRSTDPATGLPVYDTYLKSGKALADIFTTSGVDTVVFDIQDVGARFYTYIWTLYDCMEAAQLAGKRFVVLDRPNPVTGRVARGPVLHKEFATFVGRQPVAQAHGMTVAELARLFNKEFLSRPVALDTVLMTGWRRADWYDTSVLPWVPPSPNMPTPDTALVYSGTCMFEGTNVSEGRGTTRPFELLGAEGVDGRWAAAANGLALPGVRFREAYFAPTFSKFEGRTVGGVQIHVYDRDAYDPVRTGIALLVTAKKVWPGFAWRPDGWIDKLTGSARVRTMIDAGAGTDEVTGAWQEELAAFRRVRREYLLYR is encoded by the coding sequence ATGCACCTGTCCCGACGGTCCCTTCTCGCCTCGGCGACGATCGCAGCCGTTCCCGCTGGACCCGAACCCCGCGAACGACTGCACACCGGGTTCGAAAGACTCGCCGCCGAAGGCTACGCAATACTGGGCGGACAGCGCGTCGGCATCGTCACCAACCCCACGGGCGTCACCCGCGACGTCCAGCACATCGTCGACGTCATGCACAACGACACCCGCGTGAAGCTGACGGCGGTCTTCGGCCCGGAGCACGGCTTCCGAGGCACCGCGCAAGCGGGCGGATCCGAGGGCCGCTCCACCGACCCGGCGACCGGACTGCCGGTCTACGACACGTACCTCAAGAGCGGCAAGGCCCTCGCCGACATCTTCACCACCTCAGGGGTCGACACGGTCGTCTTCGACATCCAGGACGTCGGCGCCCGCTTCTACACGTACATCTGGACGCTCTACGACTGCATGGAGGCGGCCCAGCTGGCCGGCAAGCGCTTCGTGGTCCTGGACCGCCCGAACCCGGTCACCGGACGCGTCGCCCGAGGCCCTGTGCTGCACAAGGAGTTCGCCACGTTCGTCGGGCGGCAGCCCGTCGCGCAGGCGCACGGGATGACCGTCGCGGAGCTGGCCCGGCTGTTCAACAAGGAGTTCCTGAGCAGGCCGGTCGCGCTGGACACCGTCCTGATGACCGGCTGGCGGCGCGCGGACTGGTACGACACGTCCGTACTGCCGTGGGTGCCGCCGAGCCCGAACATGCCGACCCCGGACACGGCGCTCGTCTACTCCGGCACCTGCATGTTCGAGGGCACCAACGTCTCGGAGGGCCGGGGCACGACCCGCCCCTTCGAACTGCTCGGCGCCGAGGGCGTCGACGGGCGCTGGGCCGCCGCCGCGAACGGACTCGCCCTGCCCGGAGTGCGCTTCAGGGAGGCGTACTTCGCGCCCACGTTCTCCAAGTTCGAGGGCAGGACGGTCGGCGGGGTACAGATCCATGTGTACGACCGGGACGCCTACGACCCCGTACGCACCGGGATCGCGCTGCTGGTGACGGCGAAGAAGGTCTGGCCCGGGTTCGCCTGGCGCCCCGACGGCTGGATCGACAAGCTCACCGGCTCCGCCCGGGTGCGCACGATGATCGACGCGGGGGCGGGCACCGACGAGGTGACCGGCGCCTGGCAGGAGGAGCTGGCCGCGTTCCGGCGGGTCCGCAGGGAATATCTCCTCTACAGGTGA
- a CDS encoding TetR/AcrR family transcriptional regulator — MPRTTDGDGAPVPQRLLAAATRLFAEQGYDRTSVQEIVEAAGVTKGALYHYFGSKDDLLHEVYARVLRVQMERLDHFAGMDAPVEQRLRGAAADVVVTTIENLDDAMIFFRSMHHLSPEKNKQVRAERRRYHERFRALIEEGQKEGVFSTATPADLVVDYHFGSVHHLSTWYRPDGPLTPQQVADHLADLLLRALRP, encoded by the coding sequence GTGCCCAGGACGACGGACGGAGACGGAGCCCCCGTTCCGCAGCGGCTGCTCGCCGCCGCCACCCGGCTCTTCGCCGAGCAGGGCTACGACCGGACCTCCGTGCAGGAGATCGTGGAGGCGGCCGGCGTCACCAAGGGGGCGCTGTACCACTACTTCGGCTCCAAGGACGACCTCCTGCACGAGGTGTACGCGCGCGTGCTGCGCGTCCAGATGGAGCGGCTCGACCACTTCGCCGGCATGGACGCGCCGGTCGAGCAGCGGCTCAGAGGTGCCGCGGCGGACGTGGTCGTCACGACCATCGAGAACCTCGACGACGCGATGATCTTCTTCCGGTCCATGCACCATCTGAGCCCGGAGAAGAACAAGCAGGTCCGCGCCGAGCGCCGGCGCTACCACGAACGGTTCCGCGCGCTCATCGAGGAGGGCCAGAAGGAGGGCGTCTTCTCCACGGCGACCCCGGCCGACCTGGTCGTGGACTACCACTTCGGCTCCGTCCACCACCTGTCGACCTGGTACCGCCCCGACGGCCCGCTCACCCCGCAGCAGGTCGCCGACCACCTCGCCGACCTGCTGCTGCGGGCGCTGCGTCCATGA
- a CDS encoding 3-keto-5-aminohexanoate cleavage protein produces MQVCLNGRRSPADSATVPMSPEDLARSAAKAVAAGATAVHVHPKTPCGHDSLSPRVLAPTLEAIRARVSVSVGVTTGAWAEPDPAARLARVRSWSVLPDFASVNWHEPGAEAVAEQLLAMGVGVEAGIWSGTDGAARFAASPLGPRVLRVLAEVTDPDPATAAATARALLADLGEACARPVLLHGEDGGTWPVLRLAGRLGCETRIGLEDTLLLPDGQRASDNAQLVAEGLVQYGSWPRSS; encoded by the coding sequence GTGCAGGTTTGCCTGAACGGCCGCCGATCCCCGGCGGACAGCGCCACCGTGCCGATGTCACCCGAGGACCTGGCCCGTTCCGCCGCGAAGGCGGTCGCCGCCGGGGCCACGGCGGTGCACGTCCACCCGAAGACACCGTGCGGGCACGACAGCCTCTCCCCGCGCGTCCTCGCGCCGACGCTGGAGGCGATCCGTGCGCGGGTGTCGGTGTCGGTCGGGGTGACGACCGGCGCCTGGGCGGAGCCCGATCCGGCGGCGCGGCTCGCGCGGGTGCGCAGTTGGTCGGTGCTGCCCGACTTCGCCTCGGTCAACTGGCATGAGCCGGGCGCCGAAGCGGTCGCCGAGCAGCTGCTGGCCATGGGCGTGGGCGTCGAGGCGGGCATCTGGTCCGGGACCGACGGCGCGGCCCGGTTCGCGGCCTCGCCCCTCGGGCCGAGGGTGCTGCGCGTGCTGGCGGAGGTGACCGACCCGGACCCGGCGACCGCCGCGGCCACGGCGCGGGCCCTGCTGGCCGACCTGGGCGAGGCGTGCGCACGGCCGGTCCTGCTGCACGGCGAGGACGGCGGCACCTGGCCGGTGCTGCGGCTGGCCGGCCGACTGGGCTGCGAGACCCGGATCGGACTGGAGGACACCCTGCTGCTGCCGGACGGCCAACGGGCGTCCGACAACGCTCAGTTGGTGGCCGAGGGGCTGGTCCAGTACGGGTCTTGGCCGCGCTCGTCGTAG